The genome window TGTTGATTTCTACCAGGAAAAACTCATCAAACATCAAACTCTTTACAGGAGAAACTAAGAATATTTGAGGAGTTTCAACAGACTTTGCATCAAACTGCAAAAACATATTAAGGTCAGAATTAAACCATGTTTTCAGGTTACTCCACCATGTGaaagtgtttattaatattttctacATATTTTTAACACAGAAGTAGCTATTTCCTATGAATGTGCAAGACTTCTGATTCATTATCTGCTAAAGGTTAGTAGCTAAATggtcttttaaaaaaagacagttTTTTGGGGATGATTACAGACTGTTTTTGTACaactaaaataactggaagcagaTGACACTGGAAGCCTTACACATTCAAGTTAAAAATGACTGTGCACacatttgtgttaaaaaaaaaaaaaaaaaaaaaaaaaagtggctaGACCATTATGTTACCATTAACATAATTAACCTGTCTGAAGTATATTGTGTTTCAGTTTCAGGCCCAACACATAGAGAGGCAGATTAAAGAGAAGTTTGAGAAACTCCAGTTTCTACGTGTTGAAGAATCAGTAAGGACAACAAAACTGAGGAAGGAAGAACAGCTGAAGAGTCAGATGGTGAATGAGAAGATTGAGGTAATGAACACAGAGATTTCCTCTCTTTCAAACACTATCAGAACCATAGAGTAGGAGATAAAAGCTGAAGATGCTTTATTTTTACAAGTATGAAGCGTGCTTATTTACTTACATTGATTATACTGGAGAAAAATGCAAggaagttttaaaaatgaacttaaatgcaATCATACAATGTAACTTTTTACAGAACTTTGATGCAGCTATGAAAAGGTTTGTATTGTTTCTCCAGTTCCTCCGTTGTTTTGAACTCAAACCCACAGCATCACTGACAATGTTTTTCCAGAGTTTCCCAGTGTAGACCGCCGGATCCAGAGAACATTTCCGGAGTGCTGGTCAATGTGTCAAAACACCTGAGCAACCTGAAGTTTACTGTGTTACAGAagatgcagaaaactgttgaATACAGTGAGTACAGAACGCAACAATCAATTCAGCTCcatcataagagtcatttgtgtCGTTTCATGTTTGTGTGCCTGTCTCTTCAGCTCCTGAGACCTTTGACCCCAACACTGCTCACTGTAATCTCATCCTGTCTGATGATCTGACCAGTGTGAGATACAGCGATGAGGAACAGACACTTCCTGATAATCCAGAGAGATTCGACATGTTTGCGTGTGTTCTTGGCTCAGAGGGCTTTGACTCAGGATCTCACTGCTGGGATGTTGAGGTCGGAGACAGTACAGGCTGGTTCCTCGGAGTGATGAATGAATCCGCTCAGAGGAGGAATAAAATATTCTCAAAGAGTGGAATCTGGTTGGTGGGGCATTTCTGTGGTGAATATAAAGCACATGTTCCACCACAATCACCAACTCTCCTCCCGGTGAAAGAGAAACTGCAGAGGATCAAGAGTTCATCTGGACTGGGACAGTGGAAAGCTGTCGTTCTCTGACCCTCttactgacacacacatacactcttttacacacacatttactgaaAGATTATTTCTATGTTTTGGTGTTGGTTGTAACATTTCACCTTTGGTTATCTTGCCAGTAAATTCGTTTTGCTAAAATCTCACCCTCATCAACCCTCTAGTATTTCTCACTTGGGAGTCACAATTGTGATCTTAGGTGGTCAAAACAGACTGAAGACAATaagcataacatttttttaaatgacaggaATGTACAATATTATCTTTCTATAAtatttattctttaatattttgaggGAATTTAATACTATACATTATTCTCTAAATTATTCACCATTTATATCtgtataaaattttataaaacaaatattagaaaaatatgTTTCATGTTatctttttaatagtttttaagtTATTAATAGAGCaagtttttaaagggatagttcacctaaaaattaaaattattccatgatttgctcaccctcaagccatcctaggtgtatataactatcttctttcagatgaacacaatcagagagatgtttaaaaaatatctttagtcctccaaggtttataatggatgtgaatggggggcctcgttttgaagtaaaaaataattcatccatccataaaaaagtagtccatataattcaaatagtttaaaaaaaaggctttttgaagtgaagcggtacatttttgtaagaaaaatatccatatttaaaactttatcaaTTCAAATAATAAGCCTCCGGTGGACGACagtacgcagaatgcgcaagtcgacttacgccaaatgagtaatcctctgatgtgatgtatgacgcagaatgtaggagtattgtaagcttagatgcctctcaTGGTTCAaaaaaatagggctgtgcaacaaatttaaactcctcttctcttatatcaaaatcctccgcCATTCAAAACGCGGCCCCCAATTCAcagccattataaaccttggaggactaaggatatttttaaatatatctccgattgtgttagtctggaagaagatagtcatatacacctaggatggcttgagggtgagtaaactacggaataattttaattttggggtgaactatcactttaaagaGAAAAATTCAATGTATGCAAGGCAGATTGGTGCCATCTAGTGGGAGAAATGAAGACAATCTTGTCTAATAGCAGTGTATACCTGTATAGCCAAATAGCTATGTATTCCCTAGTTTTCAGATGTAATTACTTTTGAAAGGTTTTCCAGTTGCATTTGCTATATATTTGGAAATGATTAAAGAAATCATGGCTGATTTGTAGATTATACAacaaaaatttgtatttttggatTTCCCTTTAATTTCTTTGGCAGTCATTTTTGACTCTGAATAGACTGAATTATGATGCAGTTCATGGAGTAATTATACCTTGTGTTTGCGTATTTACCATGTGTAGGTCTTCGTTTGGAAAAAATACATCATTAGCACTGATTCAGCCTCTGGTTCCTAGCTTTACTTTTATTGAATTATAAGAAAGATTATCACCATATACCTTTAAGTGCTTTACAACAAATTTGTATATAATTATGTAAAGGACactattaaaatgttcataaactttttaaatgatcatttatGGCTGTATTTAAAACCATAATCCTGCTTTTCTTTCGAAGTCCTTCCAAGCACCGCCCACTGACCATTAGATTGACATGTAAAGTGACCAACCGCAGCTATTCTTAACGCGATCGAATGACTGTCACGCAACGGCGTTCGCGCCTGCACCATTTTGGTAGGCAAAGCAGAACTCAAGAGCATGAGTAATACAGTTTAAGCTTTTATTGTAAAATGGTGTCAACTTGTGTTGTGCCGGGTTGCCGTAACCGCTCGTCAGATAGCAAAAAAGTGAGTTTTTTTAGAATACCGCGGGTGCGGACACACGAAGGAGAGGAAACTAGAGCACTTTGTGAAAGAAGACGGGCTACCTGGATTGCCAGAATAAACAAGAAAAGGATCTCAGACAGCTGCAGAGTGTGTTCGGATCACTTCATCCAAGGTAACCATAGGATGTGGGAAgtacttttgttgttgttacacaAGTGCAATAATTAAGCTGAAGTTTATGTGAGCAGCAGATTTTTGgctttgttcatgtttttctgTACAGTGATAGTATTAACCATTCGAGATTGCGTTAGAATGCTTTCTTGCTGTCAGACATTTAACGACATAGTctagctttttatttattcattacatAATATATGAAAGAATTGTCACAGTCtaatttttacctttattttagGCAGACCAAGTTACCATCACGATGAAACAAATCCTGACTGGGCACCGTCAGTAAAGTTGGGAGTTGAAGACACTCGCAGCCAATCAAACTTGAGCAGGTATCAGAAAACCAAAAAAAGACGACATATAAGAGAAGATGAGAAACTTGTAGCAGAGACCCTCCTTGAAGTAGCTACAGTGACACAAGACACTGAAGAGCCTAGTATTAAAAAAGAGGAGTGTGAGGTGCAGGCAAGAGCTACATGTGATTCAGTGACCTATAAGAGCTCGAACAATGAATGCCAGAGACTGCACAGTGACCCGTGGGCAACAAAGCTGAACACAGCATGTGATGCCAACACTATATCTGCATCACTGATATCCACAGACAGTGCTGAAGCTGAGGTGAGTTAATTCATTATCCGATATTGTCTGAAGGCGTTATCACCAAATCAAATCATTTTATATTCACTCCATGCAATTGCCACAGCATGACAGTATGGATGAAAAGTATAGGATATACACACAATAGACATAAGTCACAATATACATAAGGGGCTCAAATACAGGTAGTAAACAATACACAATACAGTATGATACTATACACAGAGAATGAAttctatgtaaaaaaaaaaaaaaaaaaaaaaaaaatgcaatactCACATGATACATACTCACctctttatatataatatgtacatTATATTATCTTGTTGATTTCCTTCAGGAGAAGCTCAAAAGTGAACTAAAATCCTTACGGGAGAACTTGAGAATCTTTAAGGAATTTAAACAGACTTTGCATCAAACTGCAGAACATATTAAGGTCAGAATTTAACCATGTGATTTCAGGCTGTGCAACAATACTACTTTGGAAATATTTGGacatatccaccttatttttcaatgtgAAAACGAAGCTATTCATTAGCCACTATGGGCAAATGTCTATAAAgataacaaagtgcagtaaactgttaaaaaaaaaaaaaaaaaaactgataataaattaaaataatgttaacaaataccaGTTTGAAATATCAAGCAACATAACAGACTATTTTTATACAGCCAAAAGAACTGGAAGTGGCTGACATGAAGCCTTGCAcattcaatttaaaaattactgcACCAGCtcttttgttaaaaataaggtggatagatcATAGCTTACccatttcatatatattttttaaatgtctttgatTCCAGATCCAGGCTAAATGCACTGAGAAGCAGATTAAGGAGAAATTTGTGAAACTTTATCAGTTTTTATCTAATGAAGAGGCGGCCAGGATAAAAGCACTGAGAGAGGAAGAAGAGCAAAAGAGTCGAATTATGAAGAAGAAGATTGAGAAGATGAACACAGAGATTTCTTCTCTTTCTGCCACAATCACCGCTATAGAGGAGATGAAAGCTGAAGATGCTTTATTCCTACAAGTATGAGGCATGCTTATTTACATACAGTGGATTCAATATACTGGAGACAAATACGAAAAggcaaaaattaatttttttaaatgtatttaatctgTATATCTGTTATTACAGAACTACGAGGCCACTGTGAAAAGGTTTGTATCGTTTCTCCAGTTCCTCCGTTGTTCTGAACTCAAACCCACAGCATCACTGACTCCTGAATGTTTTTCCAGAGTTTCCCAGTGTAGACCGCCGGATCCAGAGAACATTTCCGGAGTGCTGGTCAATGTGTCAAAACACCTGAGCAACCTGAAGTTTACTGTGCTACAGAagatgcagaaaactgttgaATACAGTGAGTACAGAACACAACAATCAATTCAGCTCCTTCATAAGAGTCGTTTGTGTCGTTTCATGTTTGTGTGACTGTCTCTTCAGCTcctgtgacctttgaccccaaCACTGCTCACTGTAATCTCATCCTGTCTGATGATCTGACCAGTGTGAGATACAGCGATGAGGAACAGACACTTCCTGATAATCCAGAGAGATTCGACATGTTTGCGTGTGTTCTTGGCTCAGAGGGCTTTGATTCAGGATCTCACTGCTGGGATGTTGAGGTCGGAGACAGTACAGGCTGGTTCCTCGGAGTGATGAATGAATCCGCTCAGAGGAGGAATAAAATATTCTCAAGGAGTGGAATCTGGTTGGTGGGGCATTTCTGTGGTGAATATAAAGCACATGTTCCACCACAATCACCAACTCTCCTCCCGGTGAAAGAGAAACTGCAGAGGATCAGAGTTCATCTGGACTGGGACAGTGGAAAGCTGTCGTTCTCTGACCCTCTTAccgacacacacatacactcttttacacacacatttactgaaAGATTATTTCCATTTTTCGGTGTTGGCTGTAATATTTCTCCTCTGCTGATCTTACCTGTAAAAATGACTCTAATACAGTCCAATTAGTGGTGAAAATCTCTTTTTCAGTATTTCGACTTGTGTTAACTTTTTCAGTCAGATGTGAGAATGGTCCACAGTGAATACAAGCATTAATTTCAATATTCTAGTTGCTCAGACAAACATGTACACATGTATGTAGTTCACCATTACATGACTGTAACCTTAATATCTCTAcctcattgattcattcattcatttgttgtgttaaaatgaaactaaactttaaattacttttgatGGCATTTTCTGACTTTTTAAATGCAATACGAGATTTTCCATGAGGGACAAAAATGCGTCGCATGCATGCGCACTGTCTGTATTCTGACCAAGAACCGCCCACTTAGACCGGAAGAAATCATGTGACCGACATGTAAAGCGACCAATCATGGTTcgcttttaaaactacagttcgttTTTAGGGGCGGGTAAATCTGAAATCGAAGATAATAATGGCTCAGGAGTCTCCGCAAAATGTTGTACAGACCAAACCGAAGAAAGTGGAAAATGGCTGTTTGCTTTGTGGTAGGGACTTCTATCCATCCAAATGCAATAAGCACCGACTGTATCACGGACACAAGTCTGAAAACAAAGCGGATCATACGGTTGTGTTGGAGGAATTAGTTGGCAAACTTCAGGACACGACTCTGGCCATCTGCGGCATATGCAGAACTCTGTTATTGAGGTACGACCGCGTGTCCAAAGATGCAGAGAGAATAAAATGTCTTATTAAAGATACGTGGAAGAAGATGAGAGAGAAACGATGTGCGGAGTCAACGCCTTCACTGGAGGTGAAGAGACGACGAGAACTGATGGACACAGAAACATATGATGATGACAACAACACTGCATCCACCTCACTACATTCCGCTGACACCGCTGCAGCAAAGGTCAGAACTCAGGAAACACTACGACCAACAATGAGCAATTGTATTTTAGGCCGAAATACTATCTGCTTTAAATAAGActgttttgactttttttatttattttttttatctaacgCCATGTAAAACCCAGTGACTGGATCTTTCTCAGAAGCGATTACTGCAGCGACCTGTGAGCTTGtcaacaaaaacttttttatcGGTCTGATATTTAACAGTGCCAGATTCACGAATGAATTGTTTTTGTGACTCGGATCTATTAAATGATTTGGTCGAACTGGTTCTCAAAATGGATTaatggattgattgattgattgatggattgattgattgattgattcggTCATGAATTGAGCCAGTTCTAGCTGTTCTCGAGTCAGCATCTCACTCATTCATTGAACAGAGAACCTATTGAGCATTTGGAGTGAATCGATTCATTATCGGTTGAGCAGAATGCAAGTTACCTTAGCCTAATGGCAGAAATGTTAAGAAAGAAAACTATGGAAATTTTCATATAAAACCTAATGGTaatttattaaaggattagttcaatttcaaatgaaaattaccccacgctttactcacccttaagccatcctaggtgtatatgactttcttctttctgatgaacacagtctgagatatttgaataaatatcctgacgcatccaagctttttaatggcagtgagcgggatcagcGAGTATGAGCTGaggaaagtgcctccatccacatccatccatcataaacgtgtactccacacggctccggggggttaataaaggccttctgaagtgatgtgtttgtgtgaaaaaatatccatatttaacaagttatgaagtaaaatatctagcttccaacttttttttttttttttatctgaaagacttaaaattatttttgtattttatatttttgtttaatataaattatgttCTAAATATCGTGGTTTTTAGATAATTCATGTTTGCAACAAACTAAACTGGGGCatatataattacaataaatacccttaaaaaacaaaaatcagtaTTGAGGGGAAAAAACTTAATAAACAGATAATATGGCACATTGGGATGTCAAGGGACCATGTGATGGCAATTACCCTATGATATAAAATAATCGCTGAATCTGGGTTTTGATCAGGTTCTTTGACCCAAATATAAGTTTCATTAATTTGATATACTGGAGCTGCAAACAGGCATTTTCATATTAACATGTTCTGTTGATTTCTTCCAGGAGAAACTTAAAACAGCATTAAAACCACTGCAGGCAAAGCTGAGAATATTTCAGGAGTTTCAAAAGACATCACTTCAAACTGCAGAACATATCAAGGTAAGTATTTACTATGGTATAAAGTTGTGAAGCACCCTTACTTTgtaaaatgtttgtatatatgtTTATGTTTGAATATAGACATTCAGTAGTCTGATGACAATATCAGTGGTTTTAGTTTCAGGCTCAATACACAGAGAAATTGATCAAGGACGAGTTTGTGAAACTTCGCCAAAgtttatgttatgaagaggcGGCCAGAAAAAAAGCACTGAAGGAGGAAGAAGAGCAAAAGAGTCAGATGATGAGAAAGAAGATTGAGAAGATGAACACAGAGATTTCTTCTCTTTCTGCCACAATCACAGCTATAGAGGAGGAGATGAAAGCTGAAGATGCTTTATTCCTACAAGTATGAAGcatgtttatttacatacaGCAGATTCAATATACTGGAGACAAATACGAAAAGGCAAATATGgcctttttgaaaaaaatattttaaatatatttaatctgTATTTCTATTATTACAGAACTACGAGGCCACTATGAAAAGGTTTGTATTGTTTCTCCTGTTTCTCTGTTGTTCTGAACGCAAACCCACAGCATCACTGACTCCTGAATGTTTTTCCAGAGTTTCCCAGTGTAGACCGCCGGatccagagaacatttctggAGTGCTGATAAATGTGTCAAAACACCTGAGCAACCTGAAGTTTACTGTGTTACAGAagatgcagaaaactgttgaATACAGTGAGTACAGAACACAACAATCAATTCAGCTCcatcataagagtcatttgtgtCGTTTCATGTTTGTGTGCCTGTCTCTTCAGCTCCTGTGACCTATGACCCCAACACTGCTCACTGTAATCTCATCCTGTCTGATGATCTGACCAGTGTGAGATACAGCGATGAGGAACAGACACTTCCTGATAATCCAGAGAGATTCGACATGTTTGCGTGTGTTCTTGGCTCAGAGGGCTTTGACTCAGGATCTCACTGCTGGGATGTTGAGGTCGGAGACAGTACAGGCTGGTTCCTCGGAGTGATGAATGAATCCGCTCAGAGGAGGAATAAAATATTCTCAAAGAGTGGAATCTGGTTGGTGGGGCATTTCTGTGGTGAATATAAAGCACATGTTCCACCACAATCACCAACTCTCCTCCCGGTGAAAGAGAAACTGCAGAGGATCAGAGTTCATCTGGACTGGGACAGTGGAAAGCTGTCGTTCTCTGACCCTCTTAccgacacacacatacactcttttacacacacatttactgaaAGATTATTTCCATTTTTCGGTGTTGGCTGTAATATTTCTCCTCTGCTGATCTTACCTGTAAAAATGACTCTAATACAGTCCAATTAGTGGTGAAAA of Ctenopharyngodon idella isolate HZGC_01 chromosome 9, HZGC01, whole genome shotgun sequence contains these proteins:
- the LOC127518749 gene encoding E3 ubiquitin-protein ligase TRIM39-like isoform X6 translates to MDTETYDDDNNTASTSLHSADTAAAKEKLKTALKPLQAKLRIFQEFQKTSLQTAEHIKFQAQYTEKLIKDEFVKLRQSLCYEEAARKKALKEEEEQKSQMMRKKIEKMNTEISSLSATITAIEEEMKAEDALFLQNYEATMKRVSQCRPPDPENISGVLINVSKHLSNLKFTVLQKMQKTVEYTPVTYDPNTAHCNLILSDDLTSVRYSDEEQTLPDNPERFDMFACVLGSEGFDSGSHCWDVEVGDSTGWFLGVMNESAQRRNKIFSKSGIWLVGHFCGEYKAHVPPQSPTLLPVKEKLQRIRVHLDWDSGKLSFSDPLTDTHIHSFTHTFTERLFPFFGVGCNISPLLILPVKMTLIQSN
- the LOC127518749 gene encoding zinc finger protein RFP-like isoform X7, which codes for MMRKKIEKMNTEISSLSATITAIEEEMKAEDALFLQNYEATMKRVSQCRPPDPENISGVLINVSKHLSNLKFTVLQKMQKTVEYTPVTYDPNTAHCNLILSDDLTSVRYSDEEQTLPDNPERFDMFACVLGSEGFDSGSHCWDVEVGDSTGWFLGVMNESAQRRNKIFSKSGIWLVGHFCGEYKAHVPPQSPTLLPVKEKLQRIRVHLDWDSGKLSFSDPLTDTHIHSFTHTFTERLFPFFGVGCNISPLLILPVKMTLIQSN
- the LOC127518749 gene encoding E3 ubiquitin-protein ligase TRIM39-like isoform X3, encoding MVSTCVVPGCRNRSSDSKKVSFFRIPRVRTHEGEETRALCERRRATWIARINKKRISDSCRVCSDHFIQGRPSYHHDETNPDWAPSVKLGVEDTRSQSNLSRYQKTKKRRHIREDEKLVAETLLEVATVTQDTEEPSIKKEECEVQARATCDSVTYKSSNNECQRLHSDPWATKLNTACDANTISASLISTDSAEAEEKLKSELKSLRENLRIFKEFKQTLHQTAEHIKIQAKCTEKQIKEKFVKLYQFLSNEEAARIKALREEEEQKSRIMKKKIEKMNTEISSLSATITAIEEMKAEDALFLQNYEATVKRVSQCRPPDPENISGVLINVSKHLSNLKFTVLQKMQKTVEYTPVTYDPNTAHCNLILSDDLTSVRYSDEEQTLPDNPERFDMFACVLGSEGFDSGSHCWDVEVGDSTGWFLGVMNESAQRRNKIFSKSGIWLVGHFCGEYKAHVPPQSPTLLPVKEKLQRIRVHLDWDSGKLSFSDPLTDTHIHSFTHTFTERLFPFFGVGCNISPLLILPVKMTLIQSN
- the LOC127518749 gene encoding E3 ubiquitin-protein ligase TRIM39-like isoform X2, which produces MVSTCVVPGCRNRSSDSKKVSFFRIPRVRTHEGEETRALCERRRATWIARINKKRISDSCRVCSDHFIQGRPSYHHDETNPDWAPSVKLGVEDTRSQSNLSRYQKTKKRRHIREDEKLVAETLLEVATVTQDTEEPSIKKEECEVQARATCDSVTYKSSNNECQRLHSDPWATKLNTACDANTISASLISTDSAEAEEKLKSELKSLRENLRIFKEFKQTLHQTAEHIKIQAKCTEKQIKEKFVKLYQFLSNEEAARIKALREEEEQKSRIMKKKIEKMNTEISSLSATITAIEEMKAEDALFLQNYEATMKRVSQCRPPDPENISGVLINVSKHLSNLKFTVLQKMQKTVEYTPVTYDPNTAHCNLILSDDLTSVRYSDEEQTLPDNPERFDMFACVLGSEGFDSGSHCWDVEVGDSTGWFLGVMNESAQRRNKIFSKSGIWLVGHFCGEYKAHVPPQSPTLLPVKEKLQRIRVHLDWDSGKLSFSDPLTDTHIHSFTHTFTERLFPFFGVGCNISPLLILPVKMTLIQSN
- the LOC127518749 gene encoding E3 ubiquitin-protein ligase TRIM39-like isoform X4 gives rise to the protein MVSTCVVPGCRNRSSDSKKVSFFRIPRVRTHEGEETRALCERRRATWIARINKKRISDSCRVCSDHFIQGRPSYHHDETNPDWAPSVKLGVEDTRSQSNLSRYQKTKKRRHIREDEKLVAETLLEVATVTQDTEEPSIKKEECEVQARATCDSVTYKSSNNECQRLHSDPWATKLNTACDANTISASLISTDSAEAEEKLKSELKSLRENLRIFKEFKQTLHQTAEHIKIQAKCTEKQIKEKFVKLYQFLSNEEAARIKALREEEEQKSRIMKKKIEKMNTEISSLSATITAIEEMKAEDALFLQNYEATVKRVSQCRPPDPENISGVLVNVSKHLSNLKFTVLQKMQKTVEYTPVTYDPNTAHCNLILSDDLTSVRYSDEEQTLPDNPERFDMFACVLGSEGFDSGSHCWDVEVGDSTGWFLGVMNESAQRRNKIFSKSGIWLVGHFCGEYKAHVPPQSPTLLPVKEKLQRIRVHLDWDSGKLSFSDPLTDTHIHSFTHTFTERLFPFFGVGCNISPLLILPVKMTLIQSN
- the LOC127518749 gene encoding E3 ubiquitin-protein ligase TRIM39-like isoform X1 gives rise to the protein MVSTCVVPGCRNRSSDSKKVSFFRIPRVRTHEGEETRALCERRRATWIARINKKRISDSCRVCSDHFIQGRPSYHHDETNPDWAPSVKLGVEDTRSQSNLSRYQKTKKRRHIREDEKLVAETLLEVATVTQDTEEPSIKKEECEVQARATCDSVTYKSSNNECQRLHSDPWATKLNTACDANTISASLISTDSAEAEEKLKSELKSLRENLRIFKEFKQTLHQTAEHIKIQAKCTEKQIKEKFVKLYQFLSNEEAARIKALREEEEQKSRIMKKKIEKMNTEISSLSATITAIEEMKAEDALFLQNYEATVKRVSQCRPPDPENISGVLVNVSKHLSNLKFTVLQKMQKTVEYTPVTFDPNTAHCNLILSDDLTSVRYSDEEQTLPDNPERFDMFACVLGSEGFDSGSHCWDVEVGDSTGWFLGVMNESAQRRNKIFSRSGIWLVGHFCGEYKAHVPPQSPTLLPVKEKLQRIRVHLDWDSGKLSFSDPLTDTHIHSFTHTFTERLFPFFGVGCNISPLLILPVKMTLIQSN
- the LOC127518749 gene encoding E3 ubiquitin-protein ligase TRIM39-like isoform X5; translated protein: MAQESPQNVVQTKPKKVENGCLLCGRDFYPSKCNKHRLYHGHKSENKADHTVVLEELVGKLQDTTLAICGICRTLLLRYDRVSKDAERIKCLIKDTWKKMREKRCAESTPSLEVKRRRELMDTETYDDDNNTASTSLHSADTAAAKEKLKTALKPLQAKLRIFQEFQKTSLQTAEHIKFQAQYTEKLIKDEFVKLRQSLCYEEAARKKALKEEEEQKSQMMRKKIEKMNTEISSLSATITAIEEEMKAEDALFLQNYEATMKRVSQCRPPDPENISGVLINVSKHLSNLKFTVLQKMQKTVEYTPVTYDPNTAHCNLILSDDLTSVRYSDEEQTLPDNPERFDMFACVLGSEGFDSGSHCWDVEVGDSTGWFLGVMNESAQRRNKIFSKSGIWLVGHFCGEYKAHVPPQSPTLLPVKEKLQRIRVHLDWDSGKLSFSDPLTDTHIHSFTHTFTERLFPFFGVGCNISPLLILPVKMTLIQSN